The following are encoded in a window of Castanea sativa cultivar Marrone di Chiusa Pesio chromosome 5, ASM4071231v1 genomic DNA:
- the LOC142635770 gene encoding G-type lectin S-receptor-like serine/threonine-protein kinase At1g11300: MGVLQTGVLQPSNRQKPLKDSSGVLTISEDGNLVVLNGQEEILWSSNVSNSVTNSSATLLDSGNLVLQVDTTGIILWESFQHPSDSFLPGMKPSSNLRKDEKVQLTSWKSPSDPSIGSFSAGIDPLNIPEGFVWKDGPYWWTGPRNGQVFIGIENWNPVYHNGFSVVDDKQGTLYATFTYMDLLHLSKFVLDSQGNLVQTYWENGKEDWKVVGSAPKDKCDVCGTCGANGSCDSPGSSICSCMRGFEPKIIEEWNSRNWSSG, from the exons ATGGGAGTGCTTCAGACTGGGGTTCTTCAGCCCT CGAACAGACAGAAACCTCTCAAGGATTCTTCCGGGGTTCTTACTATATCTGAGGATGGCAATCTTGTGGTACTAAATGGACAGGAAGAGATTCTTTGGTCATCGAATGTTTCAAATTCTGTAACCAATTCAAGTGCCACTCTTTTGGATTCCGGAAACCTTGTATTGCAAGTTGACACAACAGGAATCATATTATGGGAAAGTTTTCAACATCCATCTGATTCCTTCTTGCCAGGGATGAAACCTAGTTCTAATTTAAGGAAAGATGAGAAAGTGCAGTTGACATCATGGAAAAGCCCTTCTGATCCATCCATTGGAAGCTTCTCTGCAGGCATTGATCCACTGAACATTCCTGAAGGTTTTGTTTGGAAAGACGGCCCATATTGGTGGACTGGTCCAAGGAATGGTCAGGTCTTTATTGGAATAGAAAACTGGAATCCTGTATATCATAATGGATTTAGTGTAGTCGATGACAAACAAGGAACACTTTATGCAACTTTTACTTATATGGACTTGTTacatttgtcaaaatttgttttggattCACAAGGAAATCTAGTGCAGACATATTGGGAAAATGGGAAGGAGGATTGGAAGGTTGTGGGGTCAGCTCCAAAAGATAAGTGTGATGTTTGTGGCACATGCGGTGCAAATGGAAGCTGTGATTCACCGGGTTCATCAATCTGCAGCTGTATGAGAGGATTTGAGCCCAAGATTATTGAGGAATGGAACAGTAGAAATTGGAGTAGTGGATGA
- the LOC142634218 gene encoding G-type lectin S-receptor-like serine/threonine-protein kinase SD1-13 encodes MGFLSKRSLLYALCCLCLNLGVARDTISSFQSLKDPDYIISRGSAFRLGFFSPVNSTNRYLGIWYNKISVATYFSVVWVANRERPLNDSSGVLTIDEDGNLVVLNGQAEILWSSNVSNFVPNSSATMLDSGNLVLQGNTTGAIVWESFQHPCDTILPRMKLSYNLKTDQKIQLTSWKSPSDPSTGRFSGGINPQNIPQGFIWKDGHPYWRTGPWNGQFFTGAPSWIPDYHSGFTMVFDKEETVYGTTAYVNGIGLSKYFLDSQGNLMQIRWDDGKEDWEVVGIAPENECDFYGTCGAFGSCCVLSSPICSCLKGFEPKIAEEWNRGNWMSGCVRRTPLQCERVNNRSEGGKADGFLKLEMVKVPDFAEWSYQTKDDCRKQCLENCSCVAYAYDTGIGCMSWSGNLIDLQKFPTGGIDLQKSSTGGLDIYIRLAHLEFEKERNLKVSITVTVIIGAMAIPSTAYFLWRWMTKKRANKSKKSLPSKNLNDVKLHELPTFSLEELATATNNFHVANMLGRGGFGTVYKGKLHDGQEIAVKRLSRSSGQGLEEFMNEVFVISKLQHRNLVRLLGCCIEGEENMLIYEYMSNKSLDAIVFDPLNQKHLDWKKRFNIIEGISRGLLYLHRDSRLKIIHRDLKASNILLDEELNPKISDFGTARIFSGSENQANTKRVIGTYGYMSPEYAMQGFFSEKSDVFSFGVLVLEIVSGRRTSCFYDDQQYYLSLVGFAWKLWKDDNIMALVDPTIWDPCFQMEMLRCIHVGLLCVQELARDRPTVSTIISMLNSEILDLPTPKQPAFTERQIASNKEPAQLGQIKSSSCNVTITTVYAR; translated from the exons ATGGGATTTCTTAGCAAGAGAAGCTTGTTGTATGCCCTTTGTTGCCTATGTTTGAACTTAGGTGTTGCCAGAGACACAATTAGTTCTTTCCAATCCCTCAAAGATCCTGATTACATAATCTCCCGTGGGAGTGCTTTCAGACTGGGATTCTTCAGCCCTGTAAATTCTACCAATCGCTACCTCGGAATATGGTATAATAAGATTTCTGTGGCCACTTATTTCAGTGTTGTATGGGTAGCTAACAGAGAGAGACCCCTTAATGATTCTTCTGGGGTTCTTACTATAGATGAAGATGGAAATCTTGTGGTACTAAATGGACAGGCAGAGATTCTGTGGTCATCAAATGTTTCGAATTTTGTACCCAATTCAAGTGCCACTATGTTGGATTCCGGCAACCTTGTCTTGCAAGGCAACACAACAGGAGCAATAGTATGGGAGAGTTTTCAACATCCTTGTGATACAATATTGCCAAGGATGAAACTTAGTTACAATTTAAAAACAGATCAGAAAATACAACTGACATCATGGAAGAGCCCTTCTGATCCATCCACTGGAAGATTCTCGGGAGGCATTAATCCACAAAACATTCCCCAAGGTTTCATTTGGAAAGACGGTCATCCATATTGGCGGACTGGTCCATGGAATGGTCAGTTCTTTACTGGAGCACCGAGCTGGATTCCAGATTATCATAGTGGATTTACAATGGTTTTTGATAAAGAAGAGACAGTTTATGGCACTACTGCTTACGTGAATGGCATAGGTTTGTCAAAATATTTCTTGGATTCACAAGGAAATTTAATGCAAATACGTTGGGATGATGGGAAGGAGGATTGGGAGGTTGTCGGGATAGCTCCGGAAAATGAATGTGATTTTTATGGCACatgtggtgcatttggaagCTGTTGTGTGCTGAGTTCACCAATCTGTAGTTGTTTGAAAGGGTTTGAGCCAAAGATTGCTGAGGAATGGAATAGAGGTAATTGGATGAGTGGATGTGTGAGGAGGACACCATTGCAGTGTGAAAGGGTGAACAATAGAAGTGAAGGAGGAAAAGCAGATGGGTTTTTGAAACTGGAGATGGTCAAAGTGCCAGACTTTGCAGAGTGGTCATATCAAACTAAAGATGATTGTCGAAAGCAATGCTTAGAGAACTGTTCTTGTGTGGCTTATGCATATGATACTGGCATTGGTTGTATGTCATGGAGTGGAAACCTAATTGACCTGCAAAAATTCCCCACTGGTGGAATAGACCTACAGAAATCCTCGACCGGTGGGTTGGATATATATATTCGTTTGGCACATTTGGAATTTG aaaaagagagaaatttgaaAGTAAGCATCACAGTTACAGTGATTATTGGAGCAATGGCCATTCCCAGCACCGCATACTTCttatggagatggatgaccaaaAAAAGAG CAAATAAAAGCAAGAAGAGTTTACCATCCAAAAACCTGAATGATGTTAAACTCCACGAGCTACCAACTTTTAGTTTGGAAGAATTGGCAACTGCAACAAACAACTTTCATGTAGCTAATATGCTTGGCCGAGGGGGCTTTGGTACAGTCTATAAG GGAAAGTTGCATGATGGACAGGAAATAGCAGTGAAGAGACTATCAAGATCCTCTGGACAAGGGCTTGAAGAATTTATGAATGAGGTGTTTGTGATCTCAAAACTGCAACATCGAAATCTTGTAAGACTTCTTGGCTGCTGCATTGAGGGAGAAGAGAATATGTTGATATATGAGTACATGTCAAACAAAAGTTTGGACGCAATTGTTTTTG ATCCACTCAACCAAAAACACCTTGATTGGAAAAAACGCTTCAACATTATTGAAGGAATTAGTAGAGGTCTGCTCTACCTTCATAGGGATTCTAGACTGAAGATTATTCATAGGGATCTAAAGGCAAGTAATATCTTGTTAGATGAAGAGctaaatccaaaaatatcagACTTCGGAACTGCCAGAATCTTTAGTGGCAGTGAAAATCAAGCCAATACTAAAAGGGTCATCGGGACATA CGGATATATGTCTCCTGAATATGCAATGCAAGGCTTTTTTTCAGAGAAATCAGATGTTTTTAGCTTTGGTGTGTTGGTACTTGAGATTGTTAGTGGGAGAAGAACTAGTTGCTTTTATGATGATCAGCAGTACTACTTGAGCCTTGTAGGATTT GCATGGAAATTGTGGAAGGACGACAACATTATGGCTTTGGTAGACCCAACAATATGGGATCCTTGCTTTCAAATGGAGATGTTGAGATGCATACATGTGGGACTGCTGTGTGTGCAAGAATTGGCAAGAGACAGGCCAACTGTGTCTACTATAATTTCAATGCTTAATAGTGAGATTCTGGATCTACCCACTCCAAAGCAACCTGCATTCACCGAAAGGCAGATTGCTTCAAATAAAGAGCCTGCTCAACTAGGCCAGATAAAGTCCTCCAGTTGCAATGTCACTATTACAACAGTTTATGCTAGATAG